Proteins from one Elgaria multicarinata webbii isolate HBS135686 ecotype San Diego chromosome 3, rElgMul1.1.pri, whole genome shotgun sequence genomic window:
- the SMIM32 gene encoding small integral membrane protein 32: protein MYGEFLNSTSATDPHLIIQTNTPYIGSTQRPVSSSAFYMSTARVLKEGEINKPDLVTYIVLFFFLLLAVTIIVLFINCQLKNSFFATLPYDRSLREARSPWKTQAV, encoded by the coding sequence ATGTATGGGGAATTCCTAAATTCAACGAGTGCGACCGACCCTCACCTGATCATTCAGACCAACACTCCCTATATAGGGAGCACCCAGAGACCTGTCAGCTCCTCTGCTTTTTACATGTCAACAGCCAGAGTGTTAAAAGAAGGTGAGATAAACAAGCCTGATCTGGTGACTTACATTGTGCtcttcttcttcctgctcctGGCTGTGACAATAATTGTACTTTTTATTAACTGCCAGTTGAAAAATTCCTTTTTCGCCACACTACCTTACGACAGATCGCTGCGGGAAGCTAGGAGTCCATGGAAAACGCAAGCTGTCTAA